The Arachis ipaensis cultivar K30076 chromosome B07, Araip1.1, whole genome shotgun sequence genome includes a window with the following:
- the LOC107608987 gene encoding E3 ubiquitin-protein ligase SDIR1 isoform X1: MSFVFRGTRADIENGFPGFMPERRALRVHPARPSNSNSLTFLVTVLLLFMILNSHQMSPNFLLWLVLGVFLMATMLRMYATCQQLQAQAQAHAAAASGLLGHTELRLHMPPSIALATRGRLQGLRLQLALLDREFDELDYETLRALDSDNVPTAPSMTEEEINALPVHKYKVSGPQNSGTGSSMQQGSSSTPAEKKQDNSNVAGSMKAADDELTCSVCLEQVNIGDVLRSLPCLHQFHANCIDPWLRQQGTCPVCKFRAGSGWNESGANDIADMV; encoded by the exons ATGAGTTTTGTATTCCGGGGAACAAGAGCGGACATAGAAAATGGATTTCCAGGATTTATGCCTGAGCGACGTGCATTG CGTGTTCATCCAGCACGTCCTAGTAATTCCAATTCACTCACTTTCCTCGTCACAG TTCTCTTGTTGTTCATGATACTTAACTCGCACCAGATGTCACCAAATTTTCTG CTCTGGCTGGTGCTTGGTGTTTTCTTAATGGCTACAATGTTGAGGATGTATGCAACATGTCAACAGCTTCAAGCACAGGCTCAAGCTCATGCAGCAGCAGCTAGTGGGCTTTTAGGCCACACTGAGCTGCGGTTGCATATGCCGCCATCAATTGCCCTTGCCACCAGAGGACGCCTACAAGGCCTCAGACTTCAACTTGCACTTCTTGATCGGGAGTTTGATGAGCTAG ATTATGAAACACTAAGGGCTCTTGATTCTGATAATGTTCCTACTGCACCTTCCATGACCGAGGAAGAGATAAATGCACTTCCTGTACACAAATACAAGGTTTCTGGTCCACAAAA CAGTGGCACTGGTTCCTCAATGCAACAGGGGTCATCTTCCACTCCTGCGGAG AAGAAGCAAGACAATTCAAATGTAGCTGGAAGCATGAAAGCCGCTGATGATGAGCTGACTTGCAGTGTATGTTTGGAGCAAGTTAACATTGGGGATGTACTTCGTAGCTTGCCCTGCTTGCATCAG TTTCATGCGAATTGCATTGATCCCTGGCTGCGACAACAAGGAACATGCCCCGTCTGCAAATTCAGAGCGGGATCTGGGTGGAATGAAAGTGGAGCTAATGATATTGCAGATATGGTTTGA
- the LOC107608987 gene encoding E3 ubiquitin-protein ligase SDIR1 isoform X2, which translates to MSFVFRGTRADIENGFPGFMPERRALRVHPARPSNSNSLTFLVTVLLLFMILNSHQMSPNFLLWLVLGVFLMATMLRMYATCQQLQAQAQAHAAAASGLLGHTELRLHMPPSIALATRGRLQGLRLQLALLDREFDELDYETLRALDSDNVPTAPSMTEEEINALPVHKYKVSGPQNGTGSSMQQGSSSTPAEKKQDNSNVAGSMKAADDELTCSVCLEQVNIGDVLRSLPCLHQFHANCIDPWLRQQGTCPVCKFRAGSGWNESGANDIADMV; encoded by the exons ATGAGTTTTGTATTCCGGGGAACAAGAGCGGACATAGAAAATGGATTTCCAGGATTTATGCCTGAGCGACGTGCATTG CGTGTTCATCCAGCACGTCCTAGTAATTCCAATTCACTCACTTTCCTCGTCACAG TTCTCTTGTTGTTCATGATACTTAACTCGCACCAGATGTCACCAAATTTTCTG CTCTGGCTGGTGCTTGGTGTTTTCTTAATGGCTACAATGTTGAGGATGTATGCAACATGTCAACAGCTTCAAGCACAGGCTCAAGCTCATGCAGCAGCAGCTAGTGGGCTTTTAGGCCACACTGAGCTGCGGTTGCATATGCCGCCATCAATTGCCCTTGCCACCAGAGGACGCCTACAAGGCCTCAGACTTCAACTTGCACTTCTTGATCGGGAGTTTGATGAGCTAG ATTATGAAACACTAAGGGCTCTTGATTCTGATAATGTTCCTACTGCACCTTCCATGACCGAGGAAGAGATAAATGCACTTCCTGTACACAAATACAAGGTTTCTGGTCCACAAAA TGGCACTGGTTCCTCAATGCAACAGGGGTCATCTTCCACTCCTGCGGAG AAGAAGCAAGACAATTCAAATGTAGCTGGAAGCATGAAAGCCGCTGATGATGAGCTGACTTGCAGTGTATGTTTGGAGCAAGTTAACATTGGGGATGTACTTCGTAGCTTGCCCTGCTTGCATCAG TTTCATGCGAATTGCATTGATCCCTGGCTGCGACAACAAGGAACATGCCCCGTCTGCAAATTCAGAGCGGGATCTGGGTGGAATGAAAGTGGAGCTAATGATATTGCAGATATGGTTTGA
- the LOC107608987 gene encoding E3 ubiquitin-protein ligase SDIR1 isoform X3, with product MSFVFRGTRADIENGFPGFMPERRALRVHPARPSNSNSLTFLVTVLLLFMILNSHQMSPNFLLWLVLGVFLMATMLRMYATCQQLQAQAQAHAAAASGLLGHTELRLHMPPSIALATRGRLQGLRLQLALLDREFDELDYETLRALDSDNVPTAPSMTEEEINALPVHKYKVSGPQNSGTGSSMQQGSSSTPAEKQDNSNVAGSMKAADDELTCSVCLEQVNIGDVLRSLPCLHQFHANCIDPWLRQQGTCPVCKFRAGSGWNESGANDIADMV from the exons ATGAGTTTTGTATTCCGGGGAACAAGAGCGGACATAGAAAATGGATTTCCAGGATTTATGCCTGAGCGACGTGCATTG CGTGTTCATCCAGCACGTCCTAGTAATTCCAATTCACTCACTTTCCTCGTCACAG TTCTCTTGTTGTTCATGATACTTAACTCGCACCAGATGTCACCAAATTTTCTG CTCTGGCTGGTGCTTGGTGTTTTCTTAATGGCTACAATGTTGAGGATGTATGCAACATGTCAACAGCTTCAAGCACAGGCTCAAGCTCATGCAGCAGCAGCTAGTGGGCTTTTAGGCCACACTGAGCTGCGGTTGCATATGCCGCCATCAATTGCCCTTGCCACCAGAGGACGCCTACAAGGCCTCAGACTTCAACTTGCACTTCTTGATCGGGAGTTTGATGAGCTAG ATTATGAAACACTAAGGGCTCTTGATTCTGATAATGTTCCTACTGCACCTTCCATGACCGAGGAAGAGATAAATGCACTTCCTGTACACAAATACAAGGTTTCTGGTCCACAAAA CAGTGGCACTGGTTCCTCAATGCAACAGGGGTCATCTTCCACTCCTGCGGAG AAGCAAGACAATTCAAATGTAGCTGGAAGCATGAAAGCCGCTGATGATGAGCTGACTTGCAGTGTATGTTTGGAGCAAGTTAACATTGGGGATGTACTTCGTAGCTTGCCCTGCTTGCATCAG TTTCATGCGAATTGCATTGATCCCTGGCTGCGACAACAAGGAACATGCCCCGTCTGCAAATTCAGAGCGGGATCTGGGTGGAATGAAAGTGGAGCTAATGATATTGCAGATATGGTTTGA
- the LOC107608987 gene encoding E3 ubiquitin-protein ligase SDIR1 isoform X4, with the protein MSFVFRGTRADIENGFPGFMPERRALRVHPARPSNSNSLTFLVTVLLLFMILNSHQMSPNFLLWLVLGVFLMATMLRMYATCQQLQAQAQAHAAAASGLLGHTELRLHMPPSIALATRGRLQGLRLQLALLDREFDELDYETLRALDSDNVPTAPSMTEEEINALPVHKYKVSGPQNGTGSSMQQGSSSTPAEKQDNSNVAGSMKAADDELTCSVCLEQVNIGDVLRSLPCLHQFHANCIDPWLRQQGTCPVCKFRAGSGWNESGANDIADMV; encoded by the exons ATGAGTTTTGTATTCCGGGGAACAAGAGCGGACATAGAAAATGGATTTCCAGGATTTATGCCTGAGCGACGTGCATTG CGTGTTCATCCAGCACGTCCTAGTAATTCCAATTCACTCACTTTCCTCGTCACAG TTCTCTTGTTGTTCATGATACTTAACTCGCACCAGATGTCACCAAATTTTCTG CTCTGGCTGGTGCTTGGTGTTTTCTTAATGGCTACAATGTTGAGGATGTATGCAACATGTCAACAGCTTCAAGCACAGGCTCAAGCTCATGCAGCAGCAGCTAGTGGGCTTTTAGGCCACACTGAGCTGCGGTTGCATATGCCGCCATCAATTGCCCTTGCCACCAGAGGACGCCTACAAGGCCTCAGACTTCAACTTGCACTTCTTGATCGGGAGTTTGATGAGCTAG ATTATGAAACACTAAGGGCTCTTGATTCTGATAATGTTCCTACTGCACCTTCCATGACCGAGGAAGAGATAAATGCACTTCCTGTACACAAATACAAGGTTTCTGGTCCACAAAA TGGCACTGGTTCCTCAATGCAACAGGGGTCATCTTCCACTCCTGCGGAG AAGCAAGACAATTCAAATGTAGCTGGAAGCATGAAAGCCGCTGATGATGAGCTGACTTGCAGTGTATGTTTGGAGCAAGTTAACATTGGGGATGTACTTCGTAGCTTGCCCTGCTTGCATCAG TTTCATGCGAATTGCATTGATCCCTGGCTGCGACAACAAGGAACATGCCCCGTCTGCAAATTCAGAGCGGGATCTGGGTGGAATGAAAGTGGAGCTAATGATATTGCAGATATGGTTTGA
- the LOC107608988 gene encoding peptidyl-prolyl cis-trans isomerase FKBP20-1 isoform X1, translated as MGDAIDLTGDGGVTKTILIKSKLDAVSPTEDFPLVDVHYEGTLADTGEVFDTTHEDNSIFTFEIGSASVIRAWDIAVRTMKVGEIAKITCKPEYAYGSAGAPPDIPPGATLIFEVELVSCRPRKGSSLGSVSEERARLEEIKKQREMAAAAKEEEKKKREEAKAAAAARVQAKLESKKGKGKGKGK; from the exons ATGGGTGATGCAATTGATTTGACTGGTGATGGAGGAGTCACTAAAACCATTCTGATAAAAAGCAAGCTAGATGCTGTGTCTCCAACAGAAGATTTTCCTCTTGTTGATG TGCATTATGAAGGCACACTTGCTGATACTGGTGAAGTATTTGACACAACACATGAGGATAACTCTATCTTCACTTTTGAGATTGGAAGTGCCAGTGTTATCAGGGCTTGGGACATTGCTGTGAGAACCATGAAG GTTGGAGAAATTGCAAAAATAACATGCAAGCCAGAGTATGCGTATGGCAGTGCAGGAGCGCCACCGGATATTCCCCCTGG TGCGACACTCATCTTCGAAGTTGAGCTAGTTTCCTGTCGACCTCGTAAGGGATCAAGCCTCGGAAGTGTTTCAGAGGAGAGGGCTAGGCTAGA AGAGATAAAGAAGCAAAGAGAAATGGCGGCTGCTGCgaaggaggaagagaagaagaagagagaagaagcaaAGGCGGCGGCTGCTGCTCGTGTGCAGGCCAAGTTAGAATCCAAGAAAGGAAAGGGCAAAGGGAAAGGAAAGTAG
- the LOC107608988 gene encoding peptidyl-prolyl cis-trans isomerase FKBP20-1 isoform X2 codes for MGDAIDLTGDGGVTKTILIKSKLDAVSPTEDFPLVDVHYEGTLADTGEVFDTTHEDNSIFTFEIGSASVIRAWDIAVRTMKVGEIAKITCKPEYAYGSAGAPPDIPPGATLIFEVELVSCRPRKGSSLGSVSEERARLEMYASFSWKVIWCVYYLT; via the exons ATGGGTGATGCAATTGATTTGACTGGTGATGGAGGAGTCACTAAAACCATTCTGATAAAAAGCAAGCTAGATGCTGTGTCTCCAACAGAAGATTTTCCTCTTGTTGATG TGCATTATGAAGGCACACTTGCTGATACTGGTGAAGTATTTGACACAACACATGAGGATAACTCTATCTTCACTTTTGAGATTGGAAGTGCCAGTGTTATCAGGGCTTGGGACATTGCTGTGAGAACCATGAAG GTTGGAGAAATTGCAAAAATAACATGCAAGCCAGAGTATGCGTATGGCAGTGCAGGAGCGCCACCGGATATTCCCCCTGG TGCGACACTCATCTTCGAAGTTGAGCTAGTTTCCTGTCGACCTCGTAAGGGATCAAGCCTCGGAAGTGTTTCAGAGGAGAGGGCTAGGCTAGA GATGTATGCTAGTTTTTCTTGGAAAGTAATTTGGTGTGTCTATTATTTGACATGA